Proteins encoded together in one Nostoc sp. PCC 7524 window:
- a CDS encoding Uma2 family endonuclease — protein sequence MYQTDPPRPPQETMPTMYDLPSELVGESGLPDEFHCIQADLLSETCQPPNYLPEEILLVSDLNLYYDPRHPLWYKRPDWYMVLGVSGATQQQDLRLSYVIWQEGVAPFLVVELLSPGTEQEDLGQTLREVNKPPTKWEVYERILRVPYYVVYDRYENNLRAFRLNGTRYEAIPLPEKRFWLEELELGLGLWQGTYQQTTGLWLRWYDAADWLPTSDEQAQRERQRAEQERQRAERERQRAEQERQRADRLAEYLRSQGIDPDNLP from the coding sequence ATGTATCAAACTGATCCACCCCGTCCACCCCAAGAAACCATGCCGACAATGTATGATTTACCCAGTGAATTGGTAGGGGAATCAGGCTTGCCAGACGAATTTCATTGTATACAGGCAGATTTGCTCAGTGAGACTTGTCAGCCTCCTAATTATCTACCAGAGGAGATTTTACTGGTTAGTGACTTAAACCTTTACTACGATCCCCGCCATCCTTTATGGTACAAGCGTCCTGATTGGTACATGGTTTTGGGAGTATCCGGTGCTACTCAACAGCAAGACCTACGTTTAAGTTACGTTATATGGCAAGAGGGAGTAGCCCCGTTTTTAGTAGTGGAATTACTTTCACCAGGGACAGAACAGGAAGATTTAGGGCAAACGCTACGAGAAGTAAACAAACCGCCAACCAAGTGGGAAGTGTATGAACGCATTTTGCGTGTTCCCTACTACGTTGTTTATGACCGTTATGAAAATAATTTGCGGGCGTTTCGACTCAATGGTACTCGTTATGAGGCAATACCTTTACCAGAGAAGCGATTTTGGTTAGAAGAGTTAGAACTAGGTTTAGGTCTTTGGCAGGGTACTTATCAACAGACAACGGGTTTATGGTTACGTTGGTATGATGCAGCAGATTGGCTACCAACCTCAGATGAACAAGCACAACGAGAACGCCAACGGGCTGAACAAGAACGGCAACGGGCTGAACGAGAACGGCAACGGGCTGAACAAGAACGCCAACGGGCTGATAGACTAGCTGAATATTTGCGATCGCAAGGAATTGACCCAGACAACTTACCGTAG
- the petP gene encoding cytochrome b6f subunit PetP, producing the protein MEIGQKVKVFRLRDRVSTGIAQKLGKIGIIEGYKVTDGSGVGVVVKFDDNTATWFFEDEIKAV; encoded by the coding sequence ATGGAAATCGGACAAAAGGTTAAGGTGTTTCGTTTACGCGATCGCGTTTCTACTGGCATCGCTCAGAAACTAGGAAAAATTGGCATAATTGAAGGTTATAAAGTTACCGATGGTAGCGGTGTAGGTGTAGTCGTAAAGTTTGATGATAATACTGCCACTTGGTTTTTTGAGGATGAAATTAAAGCCGTCTAG
- a CDS encoding glycosyltransferase family 2 protein → MVELKHLHPKITVIMPVFNGEKYIQTAIDSILNQTFTDFELIVIDDCSCDKSLEIIKSYNDNRIKLLENNTNLGVTKTKNKGIEKSLGEYIAFLDCDDYAYPSRLAEQLEFMESNPDFGMIGSWVEVMDENGVLTGEVWKYVEPAQKIPSILLFHNYFAQSAVFLRKSVLCDEWYRRQRAEDYDLWVRIARKSKVGNIQKVLIKYRLHPSSRSQKAVHAIETNVVDIVSEQINYLGITPTSEELALHRQLGAYNYNDINLSLKFIQESAEWLTKLRNANSQVNIYQNNDFNQVLADIQLAVFCKCLENQEIQVTTKQWELEQKQYQIQATQNELEECKHWIKELQEGKDWLESQYYIWIKVAKDKQTEIEQYQTQLQYLKLELENLQLKLQKFQN, encoded by the coding sequence ATGGTCGAGCTAAAGCATTTACATCCTAAAATAACTGTTATAATGCCAGTTTTTAATGGAGAAAAATATATTCAAACAGCAATTGATAGTATTTTAAATCAAACTTTTACTGATTTTGAATTAATAGTTATTGACGATTGTTCATGTGATAAAAGCTTAGAAATTATAAAATCTTATAATGATAACCGAATAAAACTATTAGAAAACAATACTAACTTAGGAGTCACGAAAACAAAAAATAAAGGGATAGAAAAATCTTTAGGTGAATATATTGCTTTTTTAGATTGTGATGACTATGCCTATCCTTCGAGGTTAGCAGAACAACTTGAATTTATGGAAAGTAACCCAGATTTTGGTATGATTGGGTCTTGGGTTGAGGTAATGGATGAAAATGGTGTTTTAACAGGAGAGGTTTGGAAATATGTAGAACCTGCTCAAAAAATTCCATCTATACTTCTCTTCCACAACTATTTTGCTCAATCAGCAGTTTTCCTCAGAAAAAGTGTATTGTGTGATGAATGGTATAGACGACAAAGAGCAGAAGATTACGACCTATGGGTAAGAATAGCAAGAAAATCCAAAGTAGGGAATATTCAAAAAGTTCTAATAAAGTATCGACTACATCCGAGTTCTCGCAGTCAAAAAGCAGTACATGCAATTGAAACGAATGTAGTAGATATTGTTTCAGAGCAGATCAACTATTTAGGTATAACACCGACATCTGAAGAGTTAGCCTTACATAGACAATTAGGTGCATATAATTACAACGATATTAATTTATCTTTAAAATTTATTCAAGAATCAGCAGAGTGGTTGACGAAGTTGAGGAACGCCAACTCACAAGTAAACATATATCAGAATAATGATTTTAATCAAGTATTAGCAGATATACAGTTAGCCGTATTTTGCAAATGTTTAGAAAACCAAGAAATACAAGTCACAACCAAACAATGGGAATTGGAACAAAAGCAGTATCAAATTCAAGCCACTCAAAATGAATTGGAAGAATGTAAACATTGGATAAAAGAGCTTCAGGAAGGAAAAGATTGGCTGGAATCTCAGTATTATATTTGGATTAAAGTTGCCAAAGATAAACAGACAGAAATCGAACAATATCAAACTCAATTACAATATCTAAAGCTTGAGTTAGAAAATTTGCAATTAAAATTACAAAAATTTCAAAATTGA
- the chlG gene encoding chlorophyll synthase ChlG codes for MSELTPITPDSNSEASAAPSDRTAKTRQLLGMKGAAPGETSIWKIRLQLMKPITWIPLIWGVVCGAASSGNYTWTLENVLKAAACMLLSGPLLTGYTQTLNDFYDREIDAINEPYRPIPSGAISVPQVVSQIIFLFLAGIALAFVLDVWAGHEFPNVTVLSIFGSFIAFIYSAPPLKLKQNGWLGNYALGASYIALPWWAGHALFGELNWKIIVLTLIYSLAGLGIAIVNDFKSVEGDRQLGLKSLPVMFGIDKAALICVVMIDVFQGLIAAYLVSIHENLYAAILVLLIIPQITFQDMYFLRDPLKNDVKYQASAQPFLVLGMLVAGLALGHAGI; via the coding sequence ATGTCAGAACTAACTCCCATAACTCCCGATTCTAATTCTGAAGCTAGTGCTGCCCCTAGTGACCGTACTGCGAAAACCCGGCAATTGTTAGGGATGAAAGGCGCAGCACCAGGGGAAACTTCCATTTGGAAAATCCGCCTGCAATTGATGAAGCCAATTACCTGGATTCCTTTAATTTGGGGCGTTGTCTGTGGTGCGGCTTCTTCTGGTAACTACACATGGACTCTAGAAAACGTCCTGAAGGCCGCCGCTTGTATGCTGTTGTCCGGGCCATTGCTGACGGGTTACACTCAAACCCTAAATGATTTCTACGATCGCGAAATTGATGCCATTAATGAACCTTATCGTCCCATCCCTTCCGGCGCAATTTCTGTACCGCAAGTAGTTAGTCAAATTATCTTTTTATTTCTCGCTGGTATTGCCCTAGCCTTTGTTTTAGATGTATGGGCAGGTCATGAATTTCCTAACGTCACAGTTTTGTCAATATTTGGTTCTTTTATCGCCTTTATCTACTCTGCCCCACCTCTAAAGTTAAAACAAAACGGTTGGTTGGGTAACTACGCTTTAGGTGCTAGTTATATCGCCTTACCTTGGTGGGCTGGTCATGCTTTGTTTGGCGAACTCAACTGGAAAATTATCGTTCTCACCTTGATTTACAGCTTGGCAGGGTTGGGGATAGCCATTGTTAATGATTTTAAGAGTGTGGAAGGCGATCGCCAACTTGGTCTAAAATCATTACCTGTAATGTTTGGTATCGACAAAGCAGCTTTGATTTGTGTAGTGATGATTGATGTCTTTCAAGGGTTGATAGCTGCTTATCTGGTGAGTATCCATGAAAATTTGTATGCGGCAATTTTGGTACTGTTAATCATTCCCCAAATCACCTTCCAGGATATGTATTTTTTACGTGACCCCCTAAAGAATGATGTGAAATACCAAGCCAGCGCCCAACCCTTCCTGGTGCTGGGAATGCTAGTAGCAGGTTTAGCATTAGGTCATGCGGGAATTTAA
- a CDS encoding MDR/zinc-dependent alcohol dehydrogenase-like family protein, with product MKGLWLENNQLHLRTDIPIPEPPPDEALVRVLRAGICNTDLELLRGYYPYTGILGHEFVGLVEQGPEHLVNQRVVGEINAVCGYCRFCRRGQPTHCENRTVLGIVNRHGAFADYLCLPVKNLHPVPENVPTDIATFTEPLAAALEIQQQVTICADDRVLVVGDGKLGQLVAQTLALTGCELLVVGRHRDKLANLEARGIKTGLVDAVTDRSFDISVESTGNPEGFAIARRALRPRGTLVLKSTYAGNLSLDASALVVDEITLIGSRCGPFPAALDLLAAQKVDVKPLIHASYPLHDGLEAFKQAQRRGTLKVLLEMS from the coding sequence ATGAAAGGACTTTGGCTAGAAAATAACCAATTACACCTGCGTACAGATATTCCGATTCCTGAACCACCCCCAGATGAAGCACTGGTGCGTGTTTTACGTGCAGGAATTTGTAATACGGACTTAGAATTACTGAGAGGCTACTATCCTTACACTGGTATTTTAGGGCATGAATTTGTCGGTTTGGTTGAACAAGGGCCGGAACATCTTGTCAATCAGCGCGTAGTGGGTGAAATTAATGCGGTGTGCGGTTATTGCCGTTTCTGTCGCCGGGGACAACCAACCCATTGTGAAAATCGTACAGTCTTAGGGATTGTCAACCGTCACGGGGCATTTGCTGACTATCTTTGTTTACCAGTAAAAAATTTACATCCCGTACCCGAAAATGTACCAACAGACATTGCCACCTTTACCGAACCCCTAGCAGCCGCCCTGGAAATTCAGCAGCAGGTAACAATATGTGCAGATGACCGCGTGCTAGTAGTAGGAGATGGCAAACTCGGCCAGTTAGTGGCGCAAACATTGGCTTTAACTGGTTGTGAATTATTAGTAGTTGGTCGTCATCGAGATAAACTAGCTAATTTAGAGGCACGGGGGATAAAAACTGGTTTAGTTGATGCTGTGACAGATAGAAGTTTTGATATATCAGTAGAGTCTACTGGCAACCCTGAAGGATTTGCGATCGCTCGTCGCGCTTTACGTCCTCGTGGTACTCTCGTACTGAAAAGTACCTATGCAGGCAACCTCAGTTTAGATGCTTCTGCTTTAGTAGTAGATGAAATTACCCTGATTGGTTCTCGTTGCGGTCCTTTTCCAGCCGCGCTCGATTTATTAGCCGCCCAAAAAGTAGACGTAAAACCCCTAATTCATGCCAGTTACCCCCTCCATGATGGACTAGAGGCTTTTAAACAAGCCCAACGTCGAGGGACTTTAAAGGTATTGTTGGAGATGAGTTAA
- a CDS encoding glycosyltransferase — MTTPRPSKNVNEFINLILANKQNYKIESSKEVPVVSIISSFYNADKYFEQCYSCLANQNFQEFEWIIVNDGSTDKNALELFDSLPERDSRIKTVHHQVNNGVSAGRNTAVSYAKGKYLFFLDLDDLLDPTYIEKCVLFLESHPEISLVNSYSVGFQEQEYWWSHGFEKVSDFIEQNWLTVMLMYRKEDFVKLGGFDESLRFYEDWERWLRAIVNQQKCWTIPEYLHCYRRSNSGLLLTSINNTLQKNQATDLIQSRYKQFFKDNNIQNTYLKRPSAFEVDLQSYNFSINNYVGNRQTRKRILCFFPWLEVGGADKFNLDLVTLLSERGYDITITTTLKSEHPWHHHFYQVTYDIFHLNNFLHYTYFLAFARYLIKSRQIDIVFISNSYIAYYLVPLLKVEFPNVVFIDYVHTGDPGWRKCGYPRISCQLNQFLDCQVVSSKHLLNFYKNLHPETESKLRVCYTNEDTQKWTRNQEKGKKLRDQLRIDEHNVILLYPARIVGQKRPLLLVDIVQELVSKSLPISVIVLGQGELLSQMQAKITQLGLESVFHILPPCEPEQMIDFYSASDILLLPSEYEGLSLAIYEAMSMQLPIVASDVGGQSELVIPGTGFLIPKGNGDANEIKAYIEVLMPLIQDSVLRDKVGFAARQRIQESFCLEAMGDRMESIFAEAIANNQTKPKISINPDIAEEMLRLGLEYLHQEQVLNDIWQEKCQIEQENKALWLEKCQIEQENKALWLEKCQIEQEKNVLFSRKNAMETSKFWQLRKLWFKFKRKLRLTDEEP, encoded by the coding sequence ATGACTACACCTAGACCTTCAAAAAACGTCAATGAATTTATTAATTTAATACTTGCGAACAAGCAAAATTACAAAATTGAATCGAGCAAGGAAGTACCTGTTGTTTCTATAATATCTTCCTTTTATAATGCTGATAAATACTTTGAACAATGCTATAGCTGTCTAGCCAACCAAAATTTTCAAGAATTTGAATGGATTATCGTCAATGATGGTTCTACCGACAAAAATGCTCTCGAATTATTTGATTCGCTACCAGAAAGAGACTCAAGAATTAAAACTGTGCATCATCAAGTAAATAATGGAGTTTCTGCTGGAAGGAATACAGCAGTTTCTTATGCAAAAGGCAAATATTTATTTTTCCTAGATCTAGATGATTTGCTAGATCCTACTTACATAGAGAAGTGCGTTTTATTCTTAGAATCTCATCCGGAAATTTCTTTAGTTAATTCATATTCTGTGGGCTTTCAAGAGCAAGAATATTGGTGGTCTCATGGTTTTGAGAAAGTCTCTGATTTTATTGAACAGAACTGGTTGACAGTAATGTTAATGTATAGAAAAGAAGACTTTGTTAAACTAGGAGGTTTTGATGAAAGTCTGAGATTTTATGAAGATTGGGAAAGATGGCTAAGAGCGATCGTTAATCAACAAAAGTGCTGGACAATACCGGAGTATTTACATTGTTACCGACGTAGTAATTCTGGTCTTTTACTCACTTCAATAAATAATACACTGCAAAAAAATCAGGCAACTGACCTAATACAGTCACGCTATAAGCAATTTTTTAAAGACAATAATATACAAAATACTTACTTAAAACGTCCTTCAGCATTTGAAGTTGATTTACAGAGCTATAACTTTTCAATAAACAATTATGTTGGTAACCGACAAACACGTAAGCGTATTCTTTGTTTTTTCCCCTGGCTAGAAGTAGGTGGAGCAGATAAGTTTAATCTTGATTTAGTTACATTGCTAAGTGAGAGAGGGTATGATATTACCATTACTACTACTTTAAAATCTGAACATCCTTGGCATCATCATTTCTATCAAGTCACTTATGATATTTTCCATTTAAATAATTTTTTACATTATACTTACTTCCTTGCTTTTGCACGCTATTTAATAAAATCTCGCCAAATTGATATTGTTTTTATTTCTAATTCATACATTGCCTATTACTTAGTACCCCTTCTAAAAGTAGAATTTCCCAATGTTGTTTTTATAGATTATGTCCACACTGGTGATCCAGGTTGGCGTAAATGTGGCTATCCACGAATATCTTGTCAACTCAACCAATTTCTTGACTGTCAAGTAGTGTCATCAAAACATCTATTAAACTTTTATAAAAATCTCCATCCTGAAACTGAAAGTAAGTTGAGAGTTTGTTACACCAACGAAGATACTCAAAAATGGACTCGCAATCAAGAAAAAGGTAAAAAATTACGTGACCAACTCAGGATTGATGAACACAATGTAATTTTATTATATCCTGCCAGAATTGTTGGTCAGAAAAGACCTTTATTGCTAGTAGATATTGTTCAGGAACTAGTAAGTAAATCTTTGCCAATATCGGTTATTGTTCTGGGACAGGGAGAACTACTGTCTCAAATGCAAGCTAAAATTACTCAGCTAGGATTGGAATCAGTATTTCATATCCTCCCACCATGTGAACCAGAACAGATGATTGATTTTTACTCAGCATCTGACATATTGCTATTACCTTCAGAATATGAAGGTCTTTCTTTAGCTATTTATGAAGCTATGTCTATGCAGTTACCAATCGTAGCTTCAGACGTAGGTGGACAAAGTGAATTAGTTATACCGGGAACTGGATTTTTGATTCCTAAAGGAAATGGCGACGCTAATGAAATAAAAGCATATATAGAAGTATTAATGCCATTAATCCAAGATTCTGTTTTGCGCGATAAGGTAGGATTTGCAGCTCGACAGCGAATTCAAGAATCTTTTTGTTTAGAGGCGATGGGCGATCGAATGGAAAGTATTTTCGCAGAAGCGATAGCCAACAATCAAACTAAACCTAAAATATCCATTAATCCAGATATAGCAGAGGAAATGCTGCGTTTAGGGCTAGAGTATCTTCATCAAGAGCAAGTCTTAAACGACATATGGCAAGAAAAATGCCAAATAGAACAAGAAAATAAAGCACTCTGGTTAGAAAAATGCCAAATAGAACAAGAAAATAAAGCACTCTGGTTAGAAAAATGCCAAATAGAACAAGAAAAAAATGTACTCTTCTCAAGAAAGAATGCAATGGAGACATCCAAGTTTTGGCAACTCAGAAAATTGTGGTTTAAATTCAAACGGAAACTACGATTAACTGATGAAGAACCATAA
- a CDS encoding ABC transporter ATP-binding protein has protein sequence MEVIRLDQVSLWRRTQEEFSYDLKKTILSIIEGKYRQPARKLVIDQINLVVNSGEKIGIIGANGSGKSTLLKIICGILQPTKGTVRVRGQIAPLIELGAGFDPEIAVMDNILLYGVLLGFSRAEMKQRVRSILEFAELEDYALVPVKGLSSGMVARLGFSIATDVQPDILILDEVLSVGDEKFKNKCKQRIDKFWNMDATVLVVSHDLDFVKQYCERVVWLDKGTIVFIGEPQKTISCYLSGL, from the coding sequence ATGGAAGTTATTCGTCTAGATCAAGTTTCACTGTGGCGAAGAACACAAGAAGAGTTTTCTTACGACCTCAAGAAAACAATTTTATCTATTATTGAAGGGAAATACCGCCAACCTGCCAGAAAATTAGTAATTGATCAAATTAATCTGGTTGTTAATTCAGGTGAAAAGATAGGTATTATCGGCGCAAATGGTTCTGGTAAATCTACTCTCTTGAAAATTATTTGTGGGATTTTGCAACCAACAAAAGGTACAGTCAGAGTAAGAGGACAAATAGCACCCTTAATTGAACTAGGTGCAGGGTTTGATCCAGAAATTGCTGTAATGGATAATATTTTGCTGTATGGTGTATTACTAGGTTTTTCTAGAGCCGAGATGAAACAGAGAGTGCGGTCTATTTTAGAGTTTGCAGAATTGGAGGATTATGCTTTAGTTCCAGTGAAGGGTTTATCTTCAGGTATGGTTGCTCGTTTGGGTTTTTCTATTGCTACCGATGTACAACCTGATATCTTGATTTTAGATGAAGTTTTATCTGTAGGAGATGAAAAGTTTAAAAATAAATGTAAGCAAAGAATTGATAAATTTTGGAACATGGACGCAACCGTTTTAGTTGTATCTCATGATTTAGACTTTGTGAAACAATATTGTGAACGTGTAGTTTGGTTAGATAAAGGCACAATAGTGTTTATTGGTGAACCTCAAAAGACTATATCTTGCTATTTAAGTGGACTTTGA
- a CDS encoding ABC transporter permease produces MTISIKGNSNWVQMRRYWELLHVLVTRNLKVRYRGSLLGVYWSLLNPLIMTALYSAIFGTTFASYYGNSILNYVLAAFTGLVVINFFSASTSQALSSVVGNGALLNKIRLPVSVFPVSMVVANIFQFAVGAFPLLAAIALINSKSFVNVLALLFPFLSLVLVCTGVGFLVSALYVFFRDLPYFYELVVFVLWISSPVFYPAAIVPLQVQKFLFLNPLSPIIESLRQITLSGNLPDLTLIWGGLLSGIIILSLGWVSFHMWRHQFMDLL; encoded by the coding sequence ATGACAATTTCGATTAAAGGCAATTCAAATTGGGTGCAAATGCGCCGCTACTGGGAACTGCTGCACGTCTTAGTCACGCGAAATCTCAAAGTGCGTTACCGAGGTTCTTTATTAGGCGTATATTGGTCACTACTCAACCCGTTAATTATGACAGCACTTTATAGTGCGATATTCGGTACAACATTTGCTTCCTACTATGGAAATTCTATACTGAACTACGTGCTAGCTGCCTTCACTGGCTTGGTGGTGATTAATTTTTTTTCAGCCTCCACATCCCAAGCTTTGTCAAGTGTAGTAGGCAATGGGGCATTATTAAACAAAATTCGCTTACCCGTAAGTGTTTTTCCTGTCTCAATGGTAGTAGCCAATATCTTTCAGTTTGCAGTTGGGGCATTTCCGTTATTGGCTGCGATCGCTCTCATTAATTCTAAAAGTTTTGTCAATGTTTTAGCACTACTGTTTCCTTTCCTATCTTTGGTTTTAGTTTGTACCGGAGTAGGATTTCTAGTGAGTGCATTGTATGTGTTTTTTAGAGATTTACCTTATTTCTACGAGTTAGTTGTATTTGTACTGTGGATTAGCAGCCCTGTATTTTACCCAGCAGCTATTGTGCCATTGCAAGTTCAAAAATTTTTATTTCTCAATCCCCTCTCACCAATTATTGAAAGTTTGCGTCAAATCACCTTATCCGGTAATTTACCTGATTTAACACTAATTTGGGGTGGTTTGTTAAGTGGTATCATTATTTTGTCATTGGGATGGGTTAGTTTTCATATGTGGCGACATCAATTTATGGATCTGTTGTAG
- a CDS encoding Uma2 family endonuclease, which produces MTTSIKLVNPNIEYPSSDGEPLAESYIHLYAILTTLEVIKQYLAGRQATVLANQFLYYAQGFPKLRVAPDVMVIFDVPPGGRDSYKVWEEGQVPQVVFEMTSQGTQKQDQEQKKNLYEQLGIVEYWLFDPKGEWITEKLRGYRLEDETYQLITDGICQPLQLRVTVEGELLGFYRLDTGDKLLIPTELAQQLQQERQRTEQERQRAEQERQRADRLAEYLRAQGIDPDSLS; this is translated from the coding sequence ATGACGACAAGCATCAAGTTAGTCAATCCTAATATTGAATATCCCAGCTCTGACGGTGAACCATTGGCGGAATCTTACATCCATCTCTACGCAATTCTGACTACTCTAGAAGTAATCAAACAATACCTAGCAGGCAGACAAGCAACCGTTCTGGCTAATCAGTTTCTCTACTATGCTCAAGGTTTTCCCAAACTCAGGGTTGCACCGGATGTCATGGTAATTTTTGATGTGCCGCCTGGAGGTCGAGATAGTTATAAAGTCTGGGAAGAAGGTCAAGTTCCCCAGGTAGTCTTTGAAATGACTTCTCAAGGAACCCAAAAACAAGACCAAGAGCAAAAGAAAAACCTGTATGAACAGTTAGGAATTGTAGAATATTGGTTATTTGACCCGAAAGGGGAATGGATTACAGAAAAGTTAAGAGGATATAGGTTAGAGGATGAGACTTATCAATTAATTACTGATGGGATATGTCAACCTTTACAATTGCGGGTAACAGTTGAGGGGGAATTATTGGGATTTTATCGTCTAGATACGGGTGATAAATTACTCATACCCACAGAACTAGCCCAACAGTTACAGCAGGAACGTCAAAGAACTGAACAGGAACGCCAACGGGCGGAACAGGAACGTCAACGAGCTGATAGACTAGCTGAGTATTTGCGCGCTCAAGGAATTGACCCTGATAGTCTCAGTTAA
- a CDS encoding Get3/ArsA fold putative tail anchor-mediating ATPase NosAFP, translating to MSQILTFLGASSITRTKIAIAAAKSLATQGKRVLLAGLAEPILPILLEQTLATDPQEIAPNLDVVQFQASVLLERSWDEVKKLEAQYLKTPIIKDVYGQELVVLPGMDHALALNAIREYDASGKYDAIVYNGTGDSSNLRLFGMPESLSWYVRRFRQLIVNSDLGKTIAESPLIQPLITSFFNINWTADNFAHPTNQVNNFLDKGKAALADPKRIAAFLVTTPDPLEVASARYLWGSAQQIGLIVGGVIQISSQVNTNLSEEFTPLSVSIVPDLTNGNWQPLIDALPNFVEQAVQAPTPITIDVHNLQVRLFLPGFDKKQVKLTQYGPEVTVEAGDQRRNIFLPPALSGRPVTGAKFQNNYLIISF from the coding sequence ATGTCCCAGATATTGACATTTTTGGGTGCAAGCAGCATTACGCGTACCAAAATAGCGATCGCTGCTGCTAAGTCATTGGCAACTCAAGGCAAGCGTGTCCTGCTAGCAGGATTAGCAGAACCAATACTACCCATACTCTTAGAGCAAACCCTGGCAACTGACCCCCAGGAAATTGCACCTAATCTAGATGTTGTACAGTTCCAAGCATCTGTACTCTTAGAGCGTAGTTGGGATGAAGTGAAAAAACTTGAGGCGCAATACCTCAAAACGCCCATCATTAAAGATGTCTACGGTCAAGAACTGGTGGTATTACCAGGCATGGATCATGCCCTTGCCCTGAATGCTATCCGTGAATATGATGCCAGTGGCAAGTATGATGCGATCGTCTACAACGGCACGGGTGACTCTTCCAACCTGCGACTGTTTGGTATGCCAGAGTCATTGAGCTGGTATGTCAGGCGATTTCGACAATTAATAGTCAACTCGGACTTAGGTAAAACTATTGCCGAATCACCCTTGATTCAACCGCTAATCACCAGCTTTTTCAATATCAACTGGACAGCAGATAACTTTGCTCATCCTACCAACCAAGTCAATAATTTCTTAGACAAAGGAAAAGCGGCTCTTGCTGACCCCAAGCGGATTGCCGCCTTTTTGGTCACTACACCAGACCCCCTAGAAGTAGCCAGCGCCCGTTATTTGTGGGGCAGCGCCCAACAAATCGGGTTAATAGTTGGTGGTGTAATCCAAATCTCCTCCCAGGTAAATACCAACTTATCAGAAGAATTTACACCTTTAAGTGTAAGCATTGTGCCTGACTTGACAAATGGTAATTGGCAACCATTAATAGATGCTTTACCTAATTTTGTTGAACAGGCAGTGCAAGCCCCCACACCAATTACTATCGATGTCCACAACCTGCAAGTACGCTTGTTTTTGCCTGGATTCGATAAAAAACAAGTCAAACTCACTCAGTATGGCCCCGAAGTCACGGTAGAAGCTGGCGACCAACGGCGGAACATCTTTCTCCCGCCCGCATTGAGTGGCAGACCTGTAACCGGGGCTAAGTTTCAAAATAATTATTTGATCATTTCTTTTTAG